The genomic DNA ACCGCCCAatgtacttcttcctcttcctgctgaGTGTGTCTGATGTTGGCTTGGCCACAGCCCTGATGCCCACCCTGCTGGGTCTTGCCCTTGCTGGCGTCCATGCTGTCCCTGCCTCAGCTTGCCTCCTACAGATGTTCTTTGTCCATGTCTTTTCTGTCATGGAGTCCTCTGTTTTGCTTGCCATGGCCTTAGATCGAGCACTAGCCATCTGCCGCCCTCTCCACTACCCAACACTTCTCACCAATGATGTCATTAGCAAGATTGGCCTGGCTATAGCCTTCCGATGCTTGGGTCTCCACCTGCCCCTGCCATTCCTCCTGGCTCACATGCCCTACTGCCACCCACAGGTTCTGACCCATTCTTACTGCTTGCACCCAGATATAGCCCATTTGGCCTGTCCAGGAGCTTGGGGTGCATTCTATAGCCTCTTTGTGGTTCTGTCAGCCATGGGATTAGACCCCCTGCTTATTTTCTTCTCCTATGGCCTAATTGGCAGGGTGTTGCAAGGTTTGGGATCCAGTGAGGATCGCTGGAAGGCTGGTCAAACCTGTGCTGCCCATCTCTCTGCTGTGCTCCTCTTTTACATGCCCATGATCTTTCTGGCTCTCATTGACCGTCTCAGGGTGCCAATACCTCAGCCTGCCCATACTCTTCTCTCCTATATCCACTTCCTGCTTCCTCCATTGATAAACCCCATTCTCTATAGTGTCAAGATGAAGGAGATTAGAGAGAGAATACTCAAGAGGTTACAGCCCAGGAAGGTGGGTTGTGTTCAATGAAAAGGATGCCCCTCCACATTTGGTGGCTCAAGGCTACATGATACAAAGGTTTCCATAATAAGAACTCAGTTTGCCAAGTTAATCATGCATGAAATGGTCACTCAGGgacacataaacacatatacatgGATGACATCTGCCTGTCCTTAcaagtgtgcatgtgtatattaAGGAAAGCTGACAAGCTCCAGAGAATGGCAGTGGTCTACCCATTGTTATACTACAGATCCATGGCATAGAGAGGCCAGGATCTAGGTCTTGTCACAATCACCAAATGTGTgtctgttgttgttttgtttttattagtctCCTCACCACATCTATACCCCAATAATTGAGGAAACTGGAAGAGTTAAACAGCTACACAGCAGAGAAATGAAACGACAGAAACATATGATGACactctatgtgtatgtgtgtgtgtacattgcTTTACAGACCTTTTCATAGATTTTGATATATACCTGTCATGTATATAATCACATATCATTGATCTATTAGTATAGCCTCATACTCTGACTTAGTTAAACTTGTATAAGGTGATCCTCCtctcataaaacaaacaaaagttttggaatcataagaaatattatttttgtagATCAAATGTGAGAGAATCAATGTTTATGATGATAAGCTTCACATCCAAGGATATATGATAGATTTTTCACTTATtaacaccttttaaaattttttcaacaaaattatttgcattaaatattttatagttttaaaatgtatgattttgttgctcttataaataaaatatttccctatTTCTATTTCCATGTACATAATGCTatactgagaaaaaaatctttatcttgcattaatatatattttaccaagTTATCATATGAATTacagtagatttttatttttggattttatttgtatttagcATATGTAAGTAAAAATAGGTGATTGGTAACTTTTCCCTACTATTCatacaatttatttcattttacttatgtAATTTATTGGACTATGAAATATTAAGAATGAAAGTGAACATTCaaatcttatgttttattttaacagaAGTGACATTAATGTTTCACCTATTAGAACAGTGGTTGGCTGCTAGATCTTTGAGTAAactttcaatatttaaataatatatatatgtattccaattttattgattttaataagCTTATTCAATGAATCCTATTAAGTGCTTTTTCAGCACCCATTAATATAATTGTCTGCTttacaaaaaaagatttatttatttatttgggagaaagagagcacaaacatgagaggggagagaggcagagggagaggcagagagaccaccccacacacactcaccactgagcatggagcccaacccagAGCTTGATtcaaggatcctgagatcatgacttaagcaaAAACCAAGAGCTAGCAGCTTAAAAGATTAAGCGACCCACGCACCCCTATAATTGTCTGCTTTAATGTGTTATTCAATTTCTGATATTGAAACATCTTTATTCTCTTGTGATTATAGAAGAAGACATTTTAAGTGAAAAGTAGCAAATTGAATCCACCTAGTTCCAAAACAAGAGCATACAATATGTCACGATATACTCTAGGAAGGCAGGAACAGTTAGTTATATTCTCATCTCATACCAAGCTTCTCTCTAAGGCATATTATACATTCTCTTATTAAATTAGATACTTAGTctctccatttcacaaatgagagtACTGAAATAGAGAATTTAAGaattcctaaaatatataaaattagttGCAAAGGCAGCATTTAATTCAAATTTGCTTAATCCAAAGCCCCTGCTacaaaatacttctttaaaattattgaatGGAGAGACATCCTGGTCTGTCTTGAGGCACCAGGAATGAGTTTCTGAGAAACCCTGCTTCTCCCAAAGTttaccctttctttctccttaggACACCCACCTCCAGCTTCTCTTTTATTTACTGAGAGTGGAGTGATGTAcacaaagaaggacaaacattatatggtctcattcatttggggaatataaataatagtgaaagggaatagaagggaagggaaaagaaaagggtaggaaatatcagaaagggagacagaacatgaagacccctaactctgggaaacgaactaggggtggtggaaggggaggagggtggggggtgggagtgaatgtgtgacgggcactgaggggggcacttgacaggatgagcactgggtgttattctgtatgatggcaaattgaacaccaataaaaaataaatttattattaaaaaaaatagttggaagTCACATAGGCCTAGTTTTGAATTCTTGCTGTACTACTTCCTGAGAAATTTGTCAACAGTTTTTCTTATGTTTACAAAAAAGGTATAATAAAGTTTGCATGAAAATCAAGGCCcttctaaaaaaaagattttatttatttgagagatagagagcacaagcaggggaagggggaagtgGTAGGGAGAGAAGAatactccacactgagcagggagctccacatggggctgatcccaggactccaagattatgaccttagctgaaggcagacacttaactgactgagccacccaggctccctgaaatTAAGTCCCTTTATCAAGGTGTCTGAACATAAGAGATAGTCAATAAATGATAGTTATTTTGGAATTAATGAAGTTAAAAATCACTATATTTAAACCTTGTATGCatattcaatgaaaataaataactttacaGTTGGAAGATTCTTTCAGCTCATACCACCTCAATTTATTGATTCCAAGTTCAACCGAATTTGGGATTGACTGAAATTACTTTTGCATGGACCTTTGTAAATCAGCAGGAGACAGATTAAACCCAAAACCACCTGTGACTTCATGTGTTTACTAGTACAAGGCAACTTGGAACTCTCTCTTTCACACTCTCTCTGGCCATAGTTACATCCACTCAATCATGTCAGTCTTCAAGTGTCCCATAGTCGATATTATCGCTTTTGGTCAATCAGTGCACATGGATCTCTCTGCAATTACATGACAGATTTGAGGGAAAATATTCACACAAGGGGGTTGAGGGATTAGCAGGAATGTTTATAATTGTAAACAAAATATAACAGTGCTACATGGGATTGGCAGAAACCAAAAACCAGGAAAAGCATCGCAAAATTCAGGTCTCTGGGTTGGTCCTACTGCTAAACAGACCTGTAgccagaatgtgtgtgtgtgtgtgtgtgtgtgtgtgtgagaaagagacagaatgagaaaacaagtaaGAATTCATAAGagggatcactgggtgttatgctatatgttggcaaatcaaactccaataaaaaaatacaaaaaaaggaattcataacAGGGATCATAAGTTCAAATATGTAGAAGAACAAAGTAATAATAGCAATAAGTGGAGCAAACCCATCCTCAAACTGTGATAATGTGGACTTCTAAGTGGGTTCTTAATGGGTGTTTCCACATGGAAATGTAGACCTCATGTACCATATCTTCCTACATTTAAGATAacttataaatatctatttttatatgaattcaaCTAAATGCTATCTTGTCTAAATAAATTTGTCTGAAGACCATATTTGGATTTTATGGCTTTGAAGAAGATTAACATATTAGCCCATGCAATGCAGAaagaaggaataatttttttattttttggaattattttttaatatcaaagtaCCTATGAAATCTATCATAATATAcaacacatataaaataattttctcaagacCACATAGACAGGAAATGGAAGAGGTGAAATTAGAGGACTCGTTTCCTGGCTGAGTCTTGAGCCTTCCTATACCTCTGACCACCTCCCTGGTAGGAGTAAGTTATCACAATAGAAAGAGGACATGTCATCCCTGATAGGGCCTTTTAACTCTTTCTTCTATTTGTTGGCTTCTAAATCCCCACTGTGGAGCTACATTATACCTTCTTGATTAGCAGAAATCCTGGATCTTAATCCCCTAAATAAAGATGGCATAGTTCTCATAGCTCCTAAAGCTTCTTTGTTGACACTTTCGCATTAGGATATCCTTGAAACACTCTAATCTGTCTCCATTTACAAGACCAGGAAGTGACAGGTGGGTCCCAGGAGCCTCAGATAAGAAAGTCATTTGGATGTCTGGCCACAGTGGTGCAGATTCTGTGTTGTGGCCTGACAGTTACTGGTACTTAATGGTATTATGGGCTGCCCTAAATTCTCTGTCTCTTACAAAGGGTGCTTATATTCCCTGTCTAAATTAGCTTCCTGGTAAGAGGTGCAGACAATGCAGAGGTGAGTTGAGTCTAGATGATGACCACCTGATTCACCCCTGAATCACCACCCCAGCAAAACTTTGGACTATTCTTTTACTTCAAATTGATATGCATCTACTAAGCACATACTCTGAACAAGGTATTTATTGTGAGGAGACTTTTAAAGTCAAATAACTCACAACTCTTTCCTGGTGGAAATTCATAATGTAGTCAGTGAGAGAGACATGTGTGTGATATGAAAGATGCCTCTGAGTCTCTATCCATTGTACCCCAAGGACTCAGCCCCTTGCCTTTACTAGAAATGTTGCCAAATGCCAATGCCCAGTTGTAATTTCTTCCTACAATTTTCCCTCCATTTGGCTTCAGCAGAAGACACACTCTCTAGGTTCTCCTTTCACATTACCCcccacaagtttttttttttcccccaagcatTAGTGTACATACCAATCATCTAAGATCTTggtaaaatacagattctgactTAGTAGGCCTGCATCAGGGCATGATATTCTGCAATTCTAGTTActttccaggtgatgctgctcCTGCTGAGCAGTGTACCACTCTTTGAGTAGCAAGGAAGATATATAAATCAACTTAGACATATTATTAAGGGCTTAATGTAAATCACAAATAAGAATCAAGTAAGGCAAGCAAATATAACTATTCTAAATGGCTCCAGAAACTTGCAGAGCTCTACCAGTCACAGTTTAGGGCCATTCATCATAGTTTTTTTCCTTAGAAGTTTCTCTGGATTCTTGCTCATCATTCATACCTAAAGATAGGTACCATAAATCCCTCcccaacaataacaaaaagattcCTACCTAGTCTCTGAAATACAGGCTTCCTCTTCCTTAAAAGCAGATATGCTGTGGTATGTTGGATAGCTTTTAGGGATTAATTTATTGATTGACTAATTAGTGTAACTTAAGGACTATgaggtaaaagaaaatattttctctttgaaagaaatattgTCCTGATCCTAAGACACTTTATTGTAGAAAAAATGGAACTTCCACCTCTGCCCCATCATTTAGACTTTAGACTCAGTTTTTCCAGGACTTTTACTCTAATCTGCCGAGTTTTTACACAATACACAATAGGGTTCATCAAAGGTGGTACCAACAAAAATGCATCAGCTATCAGAATCATAGCCAGAGGGGATTTATGCTTGGCAAAGCGATGCATGGTAGCCAAGGTGATGATGGGCACATAGAAGATGAGCACAGCACAGATGTGGGACACACAGGTATTAAGGGCTTTCAGTCGCTCCCCATGGGAAGCAATACCCAATACAGTCTTCAGGATGAACACATAGGAAACTGCAATGAACACACTGTCTGACATCATGCAGAGTGCAACAAACAGACCATAGTAAAAGTTAACCCTATTGTCAGAGCAGGCCAGTTTCATCACATCCTGGTGGAGGCAGTAGGAGTGTGAAAGCAGGCGTTTATTACAGTATTGGAGTCTCTTTAaagtgaaaggaagaggaagaactaGTAGAATGCTTTTAATAGCAAATGTCAGTCCAATATGCAAAACTCTGGAGCTGGTAAGAATAGAGCTATACCTCAGGGGGTTGCGAATGGCTAGAAAGCGATCAAAGGACATGATTAGAAGCACTGAGGATTCCATGTCTGTGAATCCATGGATGAAAAATTCCTGGGCAATACATGCATCAGCAGAAATCTCCATGGCATTGAACAAGAAGATCCTCATcatggagggaagagaagagaaagacaagCCCAGGTCAGATAGGGCCAGCATAGAGAGGAAATAGTACATAGGCTCATGCAGAGAAGGCTCTGTCCTGATAACAAATAGGATGGTGCAGTTGCCCAGGATGGCCAGGAGGTACATGAAGCAGATGGGGATGGAGATCCAAATGTGCACATGCTCAAGCCCTGGGATTCCAATCAACAGGAAGGTGGAGATTTCAACTTCTGAGGTATTGAGAGCAAACATCACAAATAGGTCTCTCATTTATATGCTCCTAGCAGATAAATAACATCAATAATAATTAGAAATTCTTTTAGTTGTATTTACTGAACACAAGTTCAGTTGTCAGTTAAATTAAATATTGCTCATCCTTAGTTATCAAGCAATAATGTAATATAACTTtttctatataaagaaaaatacagagtaGATTTAAACAGGTTCTTCATGACACTCATTTGAGACCTTTATACTCTTCAAGTCTATCTTCATTCCATGATATACTTTTAAGCAATAGCTTAGAAGCAACAAGGTATTTTAATAAGCTTTTTTATTAAGACTACACTTCTTGAGATTTATGCATCAAGTAAACTAAGTTGGAATACATTGCAACCTGGAAAAACTATAACATCCTGAAAGTGGTCATTGTTCATATACTTGTACAAATCACAGATTCTGCAGTAGTAGGAGTTAAAGGAAGCCTCTTATATTATTGTTCATGGTACATGtgtgtgaaaatataaaattgatctACCACAGAGTTTTGCAAACAAAAATGCAGAACTAAATTCAACACATGCTTTGTTTAACCTGtgagagtttaaaaaatatacttaaagagtatttttaaaaagaagaataagtaTATATGACAGACAAATATGTGGCCTGAAAAGACTATAATATTGACTTTCTGGccatttatagaaaaagtttcTTGACCCCTGTACTAAAAAATTATGCATacaagcacatgcacacagacactaACAATCACAGTATAATGAGTATGGTGGGAATGAAGTATGGGTCAAAGGGAACTTGAAATTTAAGAGTAATCTTTCTTCACTTAAAAAGAAGTCAATAACATATGAAGCAAATacacaaatgttttaaattttcccaAAAGAATTGCAAAACACAGGGCAATGCTCTGAACTTTTCTATATTCTTGTAATTCTTCCCCCTCCAAATTGTCTTATACAACACCATTCCCTGAACCATAAACCTCCAAGTGATCTCCAGGACCAAGCATTATTCATCAGCACATTAACTGTAGCCTGAGGCTGTCTGAGTGAGCACATCACCtcagagagcagaggaaggacTACTCTGATGCCAGTTATCATCCTCTAGGTGGTGAGTTGCCAGCTAGTAGACCATAATAAGTGGTGAGAAGGGAATGGCCAGGCTTAAGCATGGGTCCTTTTGTGGGGAGTTAAGGAATATTTCTTGGCAAGGGTGGAGAAAGAGGAAGTTGCATCCAGATGGAAGAAATTACAGGGTGAAGGGTAGAGATATAAAGCAATGAAGAAGGGGAGAACAGTTATTAGCTCTTCTCTCTGCTGTCAAAATTTTGAAAGACCTTTGCCTCCATTTGACTCAAGATAGGGTCTCTGACAGTTTGTGGTATGTAGGATGTGTCATATGGAGAAGTGATAAGGCTAGATGAGGAGAACATAATTTCAGTACTGAGCATCCATTTTTGTCTCAGCCTTTGATATGTGGTGAGTGTTTCCTTACATGAAGCACACACCACAGTTGCCCTTTGTAGGTGCTTGAAATACTCACATTGTTTCCATGCAATTGCTACTGGCCCAGCTCAGAATGGCATAGTTCTTGCCCTTATTTTCCTGTTCTTGGATTCCTTTGCTATTGCTCCTGGGTGTTTAATGTCTACCCTTTAGGTTGGTGACCAATTCAGGTTCTTATCTCTGGTATTTGAGCTTGATTCTTCTCATGTTCTTGGGACCAGCATCATTCATACTTTGGGTGACTCTCCTTTTAACAGCTCTAAGCCAGAAAAACTCCAATAGTGCAGCTGACACTCTGTCTTGTCGGTGCAGTGAGATTCAGATGGAGAAAAGTGATAcacattttttatccattcttgcTCAAAAGTCTCCTCAAAATGgtcatttttaagattccacatctGAGGGCTTTCTTGACAAGCTATCAACCTAATTTAGGTACTAAAAAAATGGTACTAaaaagataacattttcttttcaactgTGTTCATCATGCAAAGATAGACCACATCCCACATATGTACCCTAACCTTTTCAGCTCTCAATGCTGTTCCAAATGCAGTTTGATCCTTCAGGCTTGACAACCTGtgaagaatttttacatccaGCCTTTTCAAAGGCATAAAGTTGATCTCTATAAATTACAGAGTTTTCACTGGGAAACATAAAATAATCTTAGGGAAATTCAACTTAAGTCTCTAGGACACCTACCAGGCCCCTGGGTTCCTTATATCAGAGCAAGGGTGAAAAGTTTCAAACTCTTCAGGTTCCGTAACTTCTCTGCCCCAGCACCATGTTGGGAATCCATATTCTTATATATACCCTCATACTCTTTCCTACCATACGCATATCCTCCTGAGAATTAACAGGCACCTAATCCCCTGAGAACAATGACTCTCTAGATTCAACATGGTTTGTCAATAACAGGTTCCCCTAAGAAATGCAGAAAGCAGTCTCTGACTCACAGTCATAGATTTAATGAACTCTTGAGGTAATGTTCTTACATCAGATGCAGGCTTTTAGGAGAGCCTGTCTCAGACATTGGTAAGGTGGTCTATATCAAGGTATGGCTCCAAGAATAAGTGTATGCCTTAGTAGACTCAATCTGATACTATCACAGACCTTATGTGGAATTCTTCCCACAGGTATGTTCTGTTTGTTCATCACAATGTCTACTTTTACTGTAAATGTGAGTGGATTTAGATAGGTCACAAGCTTCCCTATTTATCATTGACTCATAATTTCAGTATTCTCTTATATCAAGTCTCTTCACATTTATTGGCCATTGAAGGCATTtaatctcataaaaaataaataaaagcccagaATCACAAGCATCCTAATACCTTAGACCCTCGTTATCAGAAGTATAAATTTTTATTCAGCTCTCAactttgaaaatttcaaataaataaaaagtataattctGGTGGCATATATAGGAGGACATATTATTTTCAGACAGAATAGAAAATACTATCTAGTTAAACACCTTCAGCCTGAAACAGCATAACAACAGGTAAATGAATTGATTTACATAAGCCTATAATAATCAATTGGTCTTCAGATTAATATAAAAGTGGATGTGCTAGAGGTGAGAGCTATAGTCATCAGCATGGGCAGGCAGAAAATTGTAGAAAAGAGCCttataaagtatttattataattttccacattccaatatacatatattacagtCAGAGTATTAGATAAAGTAATACAAATTCTTAACCTTGATGTGCTTAATTCAGCTTCTATCTGGGATCATAATGGGATTATGGCTTCTCAGGTATTTCCTTGGTATTCATACATGTGAAGAAGTATAGGGGAATTAACAACTCACAGGATAAACATCGACTAATGGTAAATGAGATCCAATTGATAAAtgtttccttccttattttcctgGATGGACTATCATGAGATGTATTTGATAAAGCTTCAGAGTTGGGTTTGCAGGAATGGTCAATAGTCACCCTAATAGTGACTGGCTCATTATTGATTTACCATCTGTTAGCTCCAAATTCCTTTTTGCCTGTTCTATGATGATGGTGTTAGACTctgtaaatatttctctttttccagctGGCACAATATTAAGACTTGTCAGTGGAGGTGGTAGAGGAACACTGGAGGGAGAGGCAGTTTTCTCTTCCTGGTTTCTGTGTGGCTTGTTGGCGGTACTCCCACAGAATGTGCTGTTTTTCCATTGCTTGGCACTGTGTGATTTCTTCAGTACTCGGTTCCAGCAGTGCATAGCTGCTCCCAGTATTAGTCACTGAGCTGGTTCTCCAATTCCTCACTGGGACAACAAAGACATAACCAGAGTCCCAGACAATATGTACCAGCACTGTAGCTGAGTGAACCTCTTCTACCTCTTTTCCTTagctttgtgtatgtgtatataaatctataaattgGGGCAGCACAGTGCTAGCCATCTAGCAAACTGGCTACCCAACTTCATCTCATAAGGGTAGCCTTGAGCTACccccacctcagcctcacctggaaataTATTATAGTCCTATAAAGGGCACTCTCTCCATATCCCAATTCCAGCAGTGCCCAGCAGACATAAACTTGTCTGGCACCTAGAGTTCAGAGACTTGGTACCTTTCTTAGCACTCCCAGAGGACAGATTGTTTTGCAAGCTTCACCAGTTGACACCTTAGTAACTTCACAGACttagaggaaagagaggagagctTTCTTGAATGATCTATCTCTGCCCTAAGAGTAGTGGTTGCTCCTTATATCTGCTTCTCATAGATTCAGATATTTGAATCTCACAGATTCATAGATTCTTTGTAATTCTCTTGAGTCTACTTGCCAATTTACCCACTAATCTATTTCCCTGTTAATATACTTCTTAACATCAAGCTTTTCCTTTACAAATAATTGTGTTGTTTCTGTCTCCTGATTGGACTCTGAATAATAGTATccaaatcaataataaatttttGCATTGTCttactttcttcccttttttgacTTCAGTTATCCCTCACTTATGTTCCCCAGAATCACATTGCCAATAGAATAGTCAATTGACAACTAAGACCCTATTGCCAGTGGTCAGTGGGCTTACAATGATTTCTGAAATGCAATGGCATCAAAACTACTATGACTATGACTTGTGGTTGATTGGATGAGATTCAGGTGAAAGGTGAGATATTAGGTTACATGGTAACTATGGGTGTTGAATCTAATCTCCCATTTTTACCAATAAAACATTAACTATAAAGATTATGAGATGGCATAATAAACCATCTGCATTATAAACCTTAAATACAAGATGATTAGATTAGGATAGCCAATCGGCAACTTGGGACATGCTGTGAAAGTCAGAGTGCCACAATAGGAACATTTAAGGAAATCTTTATCATCTCCAGCCAAAGAGTATATAGTTCTAAAAATCCAGCACATGATTTAACTGAAAAAGTGACAGTGCTGCAAGGCAGACTTAATTCTCAGTTTTGAAGTCTTCTTTTATAAAGTCAGAACACTGAAAAAtactgggaataaaaaaaaaatggggaaatggtGTGATCCTCACTCCTGGGATGTTAACATTTGAGTAAATAAGCCTAAAAATCTTGAAACCTTTAAATATCCCATGTTAGCCAAAGCAGTTCCCTTCTCATTTAGCAgaggatatttattttatcttgtatGAAGACCTTACAAAAACCAAACCTGGGGACAATGCTTTACAATGCTTTTCCTTTGCAAGATCTGGCCAATCACTTCTCCTTATACCCAAGGCAATAAGCAATCTGATCTTGGCAAAACCTGAGCAGCGAAATGTTATTAACATTTTGGGAGAAAATAGCTTAACCACTGACATCATTGCAGAAACTACCGAATTATATCAATAACTAGAATCAAATAAATATCTATAGGAAAGGATCTTGAAAGTATTACATAAAAGTCAGCAGAAGAAGTGGCTGGTGGTATAAATGTAAATTGACATAGAGAATAATTTGACATGAACAATTTGACATTATTAATAGGATGCTCATCTATGATTTAAGGTTCACCATTACACCAAGGATACCTGTATATTGTGATAATGCACTTTTGGGATGGCTGATTGAAGCTTGAACATGATGATTACGTATAGCAAATGAGGTGGAGATGCCAGATCTGCTTGGCATAATATGGACTATAGAAATCTCAAGGTAGGGCATGTGGGTGACTCAGTTgcttaaacatctgactcttggtttcagctcaggtcatgatctcaggttcatgagatcaagTACCTTGTCATTGCGCTCCCtattcagtagggagtctgtatGTCTCCCTCTATC from Canis aureus isolate CA01 chromosome 23, VMU_Caureus_v.1.0, whole genome shotgun sequence includes the following:
- the OR51S1 gene encoding olfactory receptor 51S1 — encoded protein: MAPTFLLVGMPGLSAVPSWWTIPLITIYLLSALGNGTILWIIALDPTLHRPMYFFLFLLSVSDVGLATALMPTLLGLALAGVHAVPASACLLQMFFVHVFSVMESSVLLAMALDRALAICRPLHYPTLLTNDVISKIGLAIAFRCLGLHLPLPFLLAHMPYCHPQVLTHSYCLHPDIAHLACPGAWGAFYSLFVVLSAMGLDPLLIFFSYGLIGRVLQGLGSSEDRWKAGQTCAAHLSAVLLFYMPMIFLALIDRLRVPIPQPAHTLLSYIHFLLPPLINPILYSVKMKEIRERILKRLQPRKVGCVQ
- the LOC144295446 gene encoding olfactory receptor 51A7-like — its product is MFALNTSEVEISTFLLIGIPGLEHVHIWISIPICFMYLLAILGNCTILFVIRTEPSLHEPMYYFLSMLALSDLGLSFSSLPSMMRIFLFNAMEISADACIAQEFFIHGFTDMESSVLLIMSFDRFLAIRNPLRYSSILTSSRVLHIGLTFAIKSILLVLPLPFTLKRLQYCNKRLLSHSYCLHQDVMKLACSDNRVNFYYGLFVALCMMSDSVFIAVSYVFILKTVLGIASHGERLKALNTCVSHICAVLIFYVPIITLATMHRFAKHKSPLAMILIADAFLLVPPLMNPIVYCVKTRQIRVKVLEKLSLKSK